Genomic window (Roseimicrobium gellanilyticum):
TCATCGCTGCACTCGAATGATCGCCGCGACGATGACCATCGTCCTCCGACCTATCCTTCGGCCTACTAACGCCTCCTCACTTCCCTGACTGCATCGCCACCTCTTGTGATGCGTGCCCTGATCTTCGCCGTTGATCCCCGCAAGCCGTGGCTGCTGGAGCGCACGCAGCGAAGTCTGCGGGCTGCGGGGATGGAAGACATCACCATCTGGGAAGGCGATGTGGAAACACCGCCTCATCCATCTGCGAAGGCGACCCTGCTGATCCGGTCAGGTGCATGGTTGCGGAAGCCATTGAAATTTGCCGCACCACCTGCGAGTGGCACCGGCAAGCCTCTGGTGGCCTTTGGATTTCCTGTGTGCAGTGGAGCACCGCGCGAGGCATGGCAGGTCTTCTTCCAAAAACACGGGGGCGATTTTTCGCACTCGGCTCAACTGCCACCATGCATCTGCGAATGGTATGATGAGCATGCCGCTCGAGCTGGTTTGCTCGCAGAACGACTCGCGGGCTTGGAAGGACTGGCACGTCCAGTTCCTTCACGCGCGAAACGATTGCTTCCCACACGCTGGCGGCGACAGCCGCACCGCCTCATCCACTGGAGCGTTTTGGATTGCGGGCATGACGGGAATCTACGCGCCCTTGAGGTCGTGACCAGCCTGCAACACGGCGGCGCGGAGCGCATCGCCTGGGAGTTGAATCGTCTTCTCCCGCACCATGGCGTCTCCTCACGCATGGTGGTGTTGGGTTCGCCCCTGCGGCAGGAGCTACCACGCCCGGCATCCATGGTGGATCTCGCAGGACTCAGTCGCGAACGCCGCGCTGCCGCCCTGGAGGAGACTACCCTGGACTACGGCGCAGATGTGCTGCACGGACATCTCATCGATGCGGAAGACACCCGTCTCTTCTCAAAGATTCTCCCGGTCGCACTGACCATCCACAACGCGCAACAGGCATGGCCTGAAGGCACGCAGGGCCTGCGCAAAAACGACTGTGCTCTTCTCATCGCCTGCGCTCAAATGGTCGAGCGCGAGTTGAAGGAGACACTGCCACACCTTCCTGTACGCACGGTATGGAACGGCATCGACCCGCACCGATTCGCTGTTCGGGGTTCGAATGAACGAAGCGCGCAAGAGACACTCACCCTTGTGTGCGTCGCCAATCCCCGGCACCAGAAGCGGCTCCACCTCCTTCCAGGCATCCTGAAGGCCACGCAAGCTGAACTGCTCCAGCGCTGTCTCGCCATCAAAGCCCGACTCATCCTTGCTGGCGAAGCCTCACCACGCAGCCCGCAAGCTCTGGAGTGCATGGCACAGCTCCACGAGGAGTCAGAACGCCTTGGTGTATCCGATGATATCAACTTCACCCGTGGGGAGCGCCCTGTGGAAGAAGTGCTCACGGAAAGCGACGTGATGATTTCCTGTAGTGCCTACGAGGGCCTGAGCCTCGCGCATCTGGAGGGCCTCGCCGCAGGACTTCCGCTGGTCACCACAGATGCCGGCGGCACCGCTGAGCTCGCATGGCGCAATCCAGCGGTCACGCTGTTGCCGCTGGATGCCATGGCAAGGGACTACGCGAAGGCCATCGCAAATGCCTTCCTGCATCCCAAGAGCGGCCGCGTTGAGATGGAACGTGATTTCTCCGCGCATGCCATGGCCCGGCGCACGGCCGCTCTCCTGCAGCGAGTGGCATCTGGTCACAGACGCGGCGATACGGTGTGGTTCATCACAAACAACCTCTCCACCGGAGGAGCCCAGTCGTCGCTCAAACGCCTCACTGCAGCCTTCCACCGCCAGGGTATCCCCGTGCGCGTGGCGCTCCTGCAGGAATATCCCGGGCATCCCACCCCGGGCCGCCTTGAGCTCATGCGCGAAGGCGTGCCTGTCCACGTGCCGTCTCCCGTGGGCACCATGGACACTGCCGAGGTGATTGCCGATATCCTTGCGGAGATGGACGCGGATCCTCCGCACAGCGTGTGTTTCTGGAATGCCATCCCGGCATGCAAACTGTTGCTGGCGGACGCGCTGTGGTACGTGTCCGTTTTCGACGTGAGCCCAGGCGAGATGTACTACACCTCATTGGACC
Coding sequences:
- a CDS encoding glycosyltransferase family 4 protein yields the protein MRALIFAVDPRKPWLLERTQRSLRAAGMEDITIWEGDVETPPHPSAKATLLIRSGAWLRKPLKFAAPPASGTGKPLVAFGFPVCSGAPREAWQVFFQKHGGDFSHSAQLPPCICEWYDEHAARAGLLAERLAGLEGLARPVPSRAKRLLPTRWRRQPHRLIHWSVLDCGHDGNLRALEVVTSLQHGGAERIAWELNRLLPHHGVSSRMVVLGSPLRQELPRPASMVDLAGLSRERRAAALEETTLDYGADVLHGHLIDAEDTRLFSKILPVALTIHNAQQAWPEGTQGLRKNDCALLIACAQMVERELKETLPHLPVRTVWNGIDPHRFAVRGSNERSAQETLTLVCVANPRHQKRLHLLPGILKATQAELLQRCLAIKARLILAGEASPRSPQALECMAQLHEESERLGVSDDINFTRGERPVEEVLTESDVMISCSAYEGLSLAHLEGLAAGLPLVTTDAGGTAELAWRNPAVTLLPLDAMARDYAKAIANAFLHPKSGRVEMERDFSAHAMARRTAALLQRVASGHRRGDTVWFITNNLSTGGAQSSLKRLTAAFHRQGIPVRVALLQEYPGHPTPGRLELMREGVPVHVPSPVGTMDTAEVIADILAEMDADPPHSVCFWNAIPACKLLLADALWYVSVFDVSPGEMYYTSLDRCFEHPPAALPYRSAAEYGARLTKIIVKYAAESSRASAALGTSVKSIPNGIALPPVLHRDREPAAPFRIGTAARLSPQKRIEDLVEAFRVALPDLPPCELLIAGEAETGSEAYAEDLKSSTTGLPVRWLGEHRDLRDFHASLDLFAMISEPAGCPNASLEAMASGLPVVATDVGGASEQVLNGATGLLVPPRNARAFAAALVDLARSPGLRESMGRAARLHVEEHFSMERMVAAYRALLWDGPQVGESALAAGAFPVFSSLHP